From the genome of Psychrilyobacter atlanticus DSM 19335, one region includes:
- a CDS encoding ABC transporter ATP-binding protein has translation MKEVILKLEGVHKKFVATKKSFGKKATFVHALNDVSLEVYKGETLAIVGESGCGKSTLGRVANKILDVEEGKVYFNGSDITHLNTREMLKYRKKMQVIFQDPYGSLNPRLKIKDLVGEPLLIHSEMNKVQRENKVKELLNIVGLSEEHAIRYPHEFSGGQRQRVGIARALSVNPSLIIADEPISALDVSIQAQVLNIFKELQEKYGLTYVFISHDLSVVEMISDRIGVMYLGKLVEIADKKNLYSSPMHPYTKALLSAIPVTDPTRKRNRIVLKGDIPSPINAPKGCPFSTRCPEVLDVCKNKMPKLIKKSNSHSVACHLIEKSK, from the coding sequence ATGAAAGAGGTAATTTTAAAATTAGAGGGTGTTCATAAAAAATTTGTTGCAACAAAGAAATCATTTGGGAAAAAAGCAACCTTTGTACATGCATTAAATGATGTTTCTTTAGAGGTTTATAAAGGTGAAACGTTAGCCATTGTAGGAGAAAGTGGATGTGGAAAATCTACTTTAGGTAGAGTAGCTAATAAAATTTTAGATGTAGAAGAAGGTAAAGTTTATTTTAATGGTAGTGACATAACTCATCTCAATACTAGGGAAATGTTAAAATATAGAAAGAAGATGCAAGTGATTTTTCAAGACCCTTACGGATCCTTAAATCCTAGATTAAAAATAAAAGACTTAGTAGGAGAACCTCTTTTGATTCATAGTGAGATGAATAAAGTCCAACGAGAAAATAAAGTTAAAGAGCTGCTTAATATTGTAGGATTAAGTGAAGAACATGCGATTCGTTATCCCCATGAATTTAGTGGTGGTCAAAGACAGAGAGTAGGTATAGCTAGAGCTCTTTCAGTTAATCCTAGTTTGATCATCGCGGATGAGCCTATTAGTGCTTTAGATGTTTCTATTCAAGCACAAGTACTTAATATCTTTAAAGAATTACAAGAAAAATATGGTTTAACATATGTATTTATATCTCATGATTTAAGCGTCGTAGAAATGATTTCTGATAGGATTGGAGTAATGTATTTAGGAAAATTAGTAGAAATTGCAGATAAAAAGAATCTATACAGTAGCCCTATGCACCCATATACAAAGGCATTGTTATCAGCGATTCCTGTGACAGATCCAACTAGAAAAAGAAATAGGATTGTATTAAAAGGTGATATTCCTAGTCCTATTAATGCACCAAAAGGATGTCCTTTTTCAACAAGATGTCCTGAAGTTTTAGATGTTTGTAAAAATAAAATGCCAAAATTAATTAAAAAGAGCAATAGTCATAGTGTAGCATGTCACTTAATTGAAAAATCAAAATAG
- a CDS encoding M81 family metallopeptidase has protein sequence MRRILVGGMRHESNSFNPIIADEKDFNVEYGMEILNFKSKNDSLKGIIDTLINKGYEVVPTVNARAVPNGEVSLSFYQAIKKDFLERAVIANEERKIDAINLALHGSMRVKGLGEAEGDLLIALKELFPDTPIVCALDMHTTMTDNMHQNCEAYVGYKFAPHTDCFETGEHSAKMLIEMLENNTKLTKAWVRLPALIAGEKSETSTEPMVSLMDKLRKLEKREDVLATSYLMGYPWADSTEAGIAAYVVTSNNQGLADKLALELADEFWSLRDNFKFHTETYHSKKSIDKAFEAIKEGDFPIYLSDSGDNPTAGSSSDCTELLELILKDERTSKLNSPVIYGGIYDPEATLQCEGEVGKTIEIIIGAKFDVLTTKPLIIKGTVKNYLKSWGNYKSDLALINSNGVDIIVSEKHVGYITPEMFIDLGLNPLTTEIIVCKLGYLTDPHRKIAKKTIMALSKGSTNEDIENIRYDKVLRPIYPLDKDFDYDPKENLK, from the coding sequence ATGAGAAGAATCTTAGTTGGAGGAATGCGTCACGAATCAAATTCTTTTAATCCAATAATAGCTGATGAGAAAGATTTTAATGTGGAATATGGGATGGAAATATTAAACTTTAAAAGTAAAAATGATTCCCTTAAGGGGATAATAGATACTCTTATTAATAAGGGTTATGAAGTAGTCCCTACTGTAAATGCTAGAGCTGTTCCCAATGGAGAAGTTAGCCTATCTTTTTATCAAGCAATAAAAAAAGATTTTCTAGAAAGAGCTGTTATTGCTAATGAAGAGAGAAAAATTGATGCAATTAACCTTGCACTACATGGATCAATGAGAGTTAAAGGGTTAGGAGAGGCAGAAGGGGATTTATTGATTGCTCTAAAGGAATTGTTTCCTGATACTCCTATAGTTTGTGCTTTAGATATGCATACAACAATGACGGATAATATGCATCAAAACTGTGAGGCATATGTAGGGTATAAATTTGCTCCTCATACTGATTGTTTTGAAACAGGAGAACATTCAGCAAAGATGTTAATTGAGATGTTGGAAAATAATACTAAATTGACAAAAGCATGGGTAAGATTGCCTGCCCTTATAGCCGGAGAAAAATCAGAAACATCTACAGAGCCTATGGTATCCCTCATGGATAAATTAAGAAAATTAGAAAAAAGAGAAGATGTATTGGCAACTTCTTATTTAATGGGTTATCCATGGGCAGACAGTACCGAAGCTGGTATTGCTGCATATGTTGTTACCTCAAATAACCAAGGATTAGCTGATAAGTTAGCACTAGAGTTAGCGGATGAGTTTTGGAGTTTGAGAGATAACTTTAAATTCCATACAGAGACTTATCATTCAAAAAAATCTATAGATAAAGCATTTGAAGCTATTAAAGAAGGAGATTTTCCTATTTATTTGTCTGATTCTGGAGATAATCCAACTGCCGGGTCATCTTCTGATTGTACTGAACTGCTAGAATTGATCTTAAAAGATGAAAGAACATCGAAATTAAATAGTCCTGTTATCTATGGTGGGATTTATGATCCAGAAGCTACACTTCAATGTGAAGGGGAAGTAGGTAAAACTATAGAAATAATTATAGGTGCTAAATTCGATGTTTTAACAACAAAACCTTTGATTATTAAAGGAACTGTAAAGAATTATTTGAAATCATGGGGTAATTATAAAAGTGATTTAGCTCTTATTAATTCTAATGGTGTAGACATTATTGTCTCAGAAAAACATGTGGGATATATTACTCCTGAAATGTTTATTGATTTAGGTCTTAACCCTTTAACAACAGAAATTATTGTTTGTAAATTAGGGTATCTTACTGATCCTCATAGAAAAATTGCTAAAAAAACAATAATGGCTCTGTCTAAAGGAAGTACGAATGAAGACATTGAAAATATTAGATATGATAAGGTTTTAAGACCTATTTATCCTTTGGATAAAGATTTTGACTATGATCCAAAGGAAAATTTGAAATAA
- a CDS encoding PTS sugar transporter subunit IIC produces MKIINTLEEKLVPIAVWINQNNYINGIRKAFIILMPLLMIGSIFLVISVLPSAVYQDFMYNKFGPSWKRTLEIPINATFSLIAVYVAFLVAQQLGKQFKIDSIAVGLLSLASFLTLTPLKSTTTLGEVITFTWLGSKGLFVAMIIGIVVVKIFKFFVNHNILLRMPDGVPPEVTKSFEALIPGTVILSLALLLRVTMMNTDYGTIHDFIYNILALPLKSLGTSFIGSFLTVLCISLLWSVGINSGSMINGLIRPFWLENQVDNINALKEGLPLPHIITEQFFDLIWMGGAGSTLSLLLAILLFARSNHIRSVGGIGAIPGIFNINEPVLFGLPIILNPIMLIPFNIVPLVMLTTQYVAMSIGLVSKPLGVPFPWPTPALISGFITVGDISGSLMQITNLIVGALIYLPFLRILDKASKYEEDQVKIFQKEQQELE; encoded by the coding sequence ATGAAAATTATTAATACTTTAGAAGAAAAATTAGTTCCTATAGCAGTTTGGATAAATCAAAATAATTATATTAATGGAATAAGAAAAGCATTTATTATCTTAATGCCCCTACTTATGATTGGGTCTATATTTTTAGTTATTTCAGTATTACCGTCAGCTGTATATCAAGATTTTATGTATAATAAGTTTGGTCCAAGTTGGAAAAGAACTTTAGAGATTCCTATTAATGCAACATTTTCTCTAATTGCTGTCTATGTGGCCTTTTTAGTAGCGCAACAATTAGGCAAGCAATTTAAGATTGATAGTATTGCTGTTGGACTGCTTTCATTAGCTTCATTTTTAACATTAACACCTTTAAAATCTACAACTACTCTTGGAGAGGTTATTACCTTTACATGGCTTGGTAGTAAAGGATTATTTGTTGCGATGATTATAGGTATTGTTGTTGTTAAAATATTTAAATTTTTTGTAAATCATAATATATTACTTAGAATGCCTGACGGTGTTCCTCCTGAAGTCACAAAATCTTTTGAAGCATTAATCCCAGGAACAGTTATTCTTTCACTAGCTCTGTTGCTTAGAGTCACAATGATGAATACTGATTATGGTACTATTCATGATTTTATATATAATATTTTAGCGCTACCATTAAAATCTTTAGGAACTTCATTTATTGGATCATTTTTAACAGTTTTGTGTATCTCGCTTTTATGGTCCGTAGGGATTAATAGTGGATCCATGATAAATGGATTGATAAGACCATTTTGGTTAGAAAACCAAGTTGATAATATAAATGCTTTAAAAGAAGGTTTACCGTTACCACATATAATTACAGAACAGTTTTTTGATCTCATTTGGATGGGAGGTGCAGGAAGTACTCTTTCTCTACTTTTGGCAATTCTACTATTTGCTAGAAGTAATCATATTAGAAGTGTTGGGGGGATTGGAGCTATACCTGGAATTTTTAATATCAATGAACCGGTATTATTTGGGCTGCCCATTATACTGAATCCAATTATGTTGATACCATTTAATATTGTACCGTTAGTGATGCTAACTACTCAATATGTAGCAATGTCTATTGGATTAGTTTCTAAACCTTTGGGAGTACCATTTCCATGGCCTACTCCTGCACTTATAAGTGGATTTATAACAGTGGGAGATATTTCAGGATCCTTAATGCAAATTACAAATTTAATTGTTGGAGCATTAATTTATCTACCATTTTTGAGGATTCTAGATAAAGCTAGTAAATATGAAGAGGATCAAGTAAAAATTTTTCAAAAAGAACAGCAAGAATTAGAATAG
- a CDS encoding copper homeostasis protein CutC has translation MTIREACVGNFIEAKNAERSGAERIELCENLHEGGTTPSYGTVKKVLEKLKIPTLVMIRPRGGNFCYSPEEVEIMIEDIKLFKKLGVKGVVLGVLTSNNEVDYSILKRLLKETNGMEVTFHKAIDEVTNPENEVENLAQLRVKKILTSGGHKTALEGADILNKMIKIANNKIKIVVAGGVTLENYEKVKLKIPFAEFHGKKIVGDLD, from the coding sequence ATGACAATAAGAGAAGCCTGTGTTGGGAATTTTATAGAGGCTAAAAATGCTGAAAGATCTGGTGCTGAAAGGATTGAACTCTGTGAAAACCTACATGAGGGAGGGACTACGCCATCATATGGAACAGTAAAAAAAGTTTTAGAAAAATTAAAAATACCAACATTAGTTATGATAAGGCCTAGAGGAGGAAATTTTTGTTACTCTCCTGAAGAGGTTGAAATTATGATAGAAGATATCAAATTATTTAAAAAATTAGGAGTAAAAGGTGTGGTATTAGGAGTTTTAACTTCTAATAATGAGGTTGATTATTCTATTTTAAAGAGACTTTTAAAAGAAACTAATGGTATGGAAGTTACCTTTCATAAAGCTATAGATGAAGTTACAAACCCTGAAAATGAGGTAGAAAATTTAGCTCAATTAAGAGTTAAAAAAATCCTTACTTCTGGAGGGCATAAAACAGCTTTAGAAGGAGCGGATATATTAAATAAAATGATTAAAATTGCTAATAATAAAATTAAAATTGTTGTTGCCGGTGGAGTTACTTTAGAAAATTATGAAAAAGTAAAGTTAAAAATACCATTTGCTGAATTCCATGGGAAAAAAATCGTAGGGGATTTAGACTAA
- a CDS encoding ROK family protein has translation MKYLFGVDLGGTNTKIGLLNIEGEILLKKSIKTNSQAGFDECFNKISEVIKKMNIEKNIDNKDILGIGMGIPGPVLHQEIVSFFANFPWKKNLNVAKILEEKTGYRVKVDNDVNVITLGEIWQGSAKGYNDVIGMALGTGIGGGIVTDGKLVGGAKGAGGEIGHMTIVPNGKLCGCGKKGCFEAYVSATGIEREAESRLIVNKNNKLWDIISSKEGQKIEAKDVFDAAKLGDSFSLDIVDYITEYIAYGLSVLLHVTNPEVVVIGGGVALAGNILFDGVRKKIKKYSLQACTDDLQILPAKLGNEAGIIGAAALIVNC, from the coding sequence ATGAAATATTTGTTTGGAGTAGATCTTGGAGGTACAAATACCAAGATTGGGTTACTCAATATAGAAGGAGAAATATTATTAAAAAAATCTATAAAAACAAATTCACAGGCAGGTTTTGATGAATGTTTTAATAAAATTTCCGAAGTAATAAAAAAAATGAATATTGAAAAAAATATTGATAATAAAGATATACTTGGAATAGGAATGGGAATCCCTGGTCCTGTACTTCATCAAGAAATAGTAAGTTTTTTTGCTAATTTTCCTTGGAAAAAAAATCTTAATGTTGCTAAGATATTAGAAGAGAAAACAGGATATAGAGTAAAGGTAGATAACGATGTTAATGTAATTACTTTAGGGGAAATTTGGCAAGGATCAGCTAAAGGCTACAACGATGTTATTGGAATGGCTCTTGGAACTGGAATAGGAGGCGGAATAGTAACTGATGGTAAATTAGTTGGTGGAGCTAAAGGTGCCGGTGGAGAGATTGGTCATATGACAATAGTTCCTAATGGAAAACTTTGTGGATGTGGAAAAAAAGGATGTTTTGAAGCGTATGTTTCTGCTACAGGAATTGAAAGAGAAGCAGAATCAAGACTTATTGTAAATAAAAATAATAAACTTTGGGATATTATTTCGAGTAAAGAAGGGCAAAAAATAGAAGCTAAAGATGTATTTGATGCAGCAAAATTAGGAGATAGCTTTTCTTTAGACATAGTTGACTATATTACGGAATATATAGCCTATGGGCTATCAGTTTTATTACATGTAACTAATCCAGAGGTAGTAGTAATAGGGGGAGGAGTAGCTCTTGCAGGAAATATTTTATTTGACGGAGTTAGAAAAAAGATAAAAAAATATAGTTTGCAAGCATGTACTGATGATTTACAAATTTTACCTGCAAAATTAGGTAACGAAGCAGGAATAATAGGAGCAGCAGCTTTGATAGTTAACTGTTAA
- a CDS encoding EI24 domain-containing protein, which yields MLKEINFTFNNYMKAFKFIGQNNLKKFYLIPGIINIILITLFYFLSRFIGGTLVEFAGNLLGGDLNSFIQFILKFIIYLTIFAIYYLLYKTLILIVLSPFLSYISERTESIITGKEFNFSFKENLYFIKRGIVVTVKSFLREFVMTCIILLLFFIPLVNTAIPVLLFMVQSYYIGFSFIDYTLERHDFETGTTIIRKNYLFFLINGGLFTILLFIPLIGIFIAPLATVVATTTGTLELIEENKKG from the coding sequence ATGCTAAAAGAGATCAATTTTACCTTTAACAACTACATGAAGGCATTTAAATTCATAGGCCAGAACAATCTAAAAAAGTTTTATCTTATTCCGGGAATCATCAACATAATCCTCATAACCTTATTTTATTTCTTGAGCAGGTTCATTGGAGGGACTTTAGTAGAGTTTGCAGGTAATCTTTTAGGAGGAGACCTAAATTCATTTATCCAGTTTATTTTAAAATTTATTATCTATCTGACAATTTTTGCGATCTATTATTTACTCTATAAAACATTGATCTTAATCGTTCTTTCTCCATTTTTAAGTTATATATCAGAAAGAACCGAATCAATAATTACAGGGAAGGAGTTTAACTTCAGCTTTAAGGAAAACTTATACTTCATTAAAAGAGGTATAGTTGTTACAGTAAAGTCATTTTTAAGGGAATTCGTAATGACCTGTATCATCCTACTTTTATTCTTTATTCCTCTTGTAAATACAGCTATCCCGGTATTGTTATTTATGGTGCAGTCATACTACATTGGATTTTCATTTATCGACTATACTCTGGAACGGCATGATTTTGAAACAGGAACAACTATTATTCGTAAAAACTATCTATTTTTCCTAATCAACGGAGGGCTATTTACAATATTACTCTTTATTCCCCTCATAGGAATATTCATAGCACCACTAGCTACAGTAGTAGCGACTACAACGGGGACATTAGAATTAATTGAGGAGAATAAAAAGGGCTGA
- a CDS encoding DMT family transporter: MERKGCFFALLAGVIWATMGGLGVVLGSLGLTPYEIAFNRLFFGFLLTAIFLCKKGKNKLKIDKKGFVYILIIGVITQACTNIFYYNAVNISGSIIATLLICTGPLFTMIFSSFVFKEKLTKFNLISLAVTLIGCIFVIVNGDIKKVNFDVVGIGFGILSGITYGLFPIFSKKLEGKYDSEVITSYAFGIGAIVVFIFCDFGNLVSEYSNNHIIATSLLLGLLPTGIAFFLFLKAINYIPVVKASIISLVEIPTTAIIGTLFLNEVITVSGAVGMFLVLGGICISKFK; the protein is encoded by the coding sequence ATGGAAAGAAAAGGCTGTTTTTTTGCCTTACTGGCAGGTGTAATTTGGGCAACAATGGGAGGGTTAGGAGTAGTTTTGGGTAGTCTAGGATTAACCCCCTATGAGATAGCATTCAACAGGTTGTTTTTTGGATTTTTATTGACAGCTATTTTTTTATGCAAAAAAGGGAAAAACAAGTTGAAAATAGATAAAAAAGGGTTTGTATATATATTGATTATTGGAGTAATAACTCAAGCCTGTACAAATATATTTTATTATAATGCTGTGAATATATCGGGATCTATAATAGCTACGTTATTGATTTGTACAGGTCCGTTATTTACAATGATATTTTCAAGCTTTGTATTCAAAGAAAAACTTACAAAATTTAATCTGATCTCTTTGGCTGTTACTCTGATCGGGTGTATATTTGTAATAGTTAACGGAGATATAAAAAAAGTGAATTTTGATGTAGTTGGAATTGGTTTTGGTATTTTATCAGGGATAACCTATGGATTGTTTCCTATATTCAGTAAGAAATTAGAAGGGAAATATGACAGCGAGGTAATAACTTCATATGCCTTTGGTATAGGGGCTATAGTAGTATTTATATTCTGTGACTTTGGAAACTTAGTTTCAGAATACAGCAACAATCATATAATAGCTACCTCTCTTTTATTGGGACTGCTTCCTACAGGGATAGCATTTTTCTTATTTTTAAAAGCGATAAATTATATTCCTGTGGTGAAAGCAAGTATCATCAGTTTAGTCGAGATACCTACAACAGCAATAATCGGTACATTATTTTTGAATGAAGTAATAACTGTCAGTGGGGCAGTGGGGATGTTTTTAGTTTTAGGTGGGATATGTATTTCAAAATTTAAATAG
- a CDS encoding HutD family protein, producing the protein MKKKNLEAIVGNRWSGGITKELYRDEKDFNIRISSASIEPGSSKFSDFSGYKRILIILENKVTLTRENETIDLWEEDTFFFDGKDDIGSENEKQVLDFNLIWDPLNIEADLNKISGKNNLFTDKNIFIFSLDKGSNLNFNSKDYTLDKYDFIEILDREYKNMEFKGEFIVINWK; encoded by the coding sequence ATGAAAAAAAAGAACTTAGAGGCAATAGTAGGCAATAGGTGGAGTGGAGGAATTACAAAAGAACTCTATCGAGATGAGAAAGATTTTAATATAAGAATATCCAGTGCATCTATAGAGCCTGGATCGAGTAAATTTTCAGATTTTTCAGGGTATAAGAGGATCTTAATAATACTTGAAAATAAAGTAACACTGACCAGGGAAAATGAAACCATAGATCTATGGGAAGAGGACACTTTTTTCTTTGATGGGAAGGATGATATAGGGTCTGAAAATGAAAAACAGGTTCTGGACTTTAATTTGATATGGGATCCTCTAAATATCGAGGCGGATTTAAATAAAATTTCTGGTAAAAATAATTTATTTACCGATAAAAATATTTTTATTTTCTCCTTGGATAAGGGATCAAATTTAAATTTTAACAGTAAAGATTATACCCTGGATAAGTATGATTTTATAGAAATCCTAGACAGGGAATATAAAAATATGGAATTTAAAGGGGAATTTATAGTTATAAATTGGAAATAA
- the pepT gene encoding peptidase T — translation MSKLVERFINYVKFDTESDENSATCPSTEKQLKLAVFLKDEMIGLGLEEVTLDENGYLMATLPSNTDKDIPTFGFVAHMDTAPAFSGKDIKPKFVDYKGGDIVLNEEKNIVLSPNDFKELDSYIGETLITTDGTTLLGADDKAGIAEILTAMEYLMDHPEIKHGKIRIGFTPDEEIGRGANLFDVEKFGAEFAYTIDGGRLGEVEYENFNAASAKIKITGRSVHPGTAKDQLVNALQIGMELHNLLPVNQRPEFTEGYEGFYMLCEMSGDISDAKLDYIIRDHDMEKFLEKKEFITHAVELLNKKYNNVIELELTDSYYNMKEKIEEKMEVFDIARDSMIELGIEPVIKPVRGGTDGARLSYMGLPCPNIFTGGHNFHGQYEYIPVSSMERAVEVIVKISENIAKR, via the coding sequence ATGTCAAAATTAGTAGAAAGATTTATAAATTATGTAAAATTTGATACGGAATCAGATGAAAACTCAGCAACATGCCCAAGTACAGAAAAGCAATTGAAGCTGGCTGTTTTTTTAAAAGATGAGATGATTGGATTAGGATTAGAAGAGGTAACATTGGATGAAAACGGATATTTAATGGCGACTCTGCCTAGCAATACCGATAAAGATATCCCAACTTTTGGATTTGTAGCACATATGGATACTGCACCTGCATTTTCAGGGAAGGATATAAAACCTAAATTTGTAGATTACAAGGGTGGAGATATAGTATTAAATGAAGAAAAAAACATAGTTCTATCTCCTAATGATTTTAAGGAGTTAGATTCATATATAGGTGAAACTCTTATCACAACTGACGGGACTACTCTTTTGGGAGCAGATGACAAGGCTGGTATTGCTGAAATATTAACAGCTATGGAATATTTAATGGATCATCCTGAGATAAAACATGGAAAGATCAGAATAGGATTCACACCTGATGAGGAGATAGGAAGAGGAGCAAATTTATTTGATGTAGAAAAATTTGGAGCTGAATTCGCTTATACTATCGATGGTGGAAGATTAGGAGAGGTAGAATATGAAAACTTCAATGCTGCAAGTGCTAAGATAAAGATAACAGGTAGAAGTGTACATCCAGGGACTGCTAAAGATCAGTTAGTCAATGCTCTTCAAATAGGAATGGAACTTCATAATTTATTACCGGTAAACCAACGTCCTGAATTTACAGAAGGGTATGAAGGATTTTATATGTTATGTGAGATGAGTGGGGATATATCTGATGCAAAGTTAGATTATATTATCAGAGATCACGATATGGAAAAATTCCTGGAGAAGAAAGAATTTATAACTCATGCTGTAGAACTATTGAATAAAAAATATAATAATGTTATTGAGTTGGAACTTACAGATAGTTATTACAATATGAAGGAAAAGATAGAAGAAAAGATGGAGGTCTTTGATATAGCTCGTGATTCTATGATTGAGTTGGGAATAGAACCTGTTATAAAACCTGTTAGAGGTGGAACAGATGGGGCTAGATTATCTTATATGGGACTGCCGTGTCCTAATATATTTACAGGTGGTCATAATTTCCACGGGCAGTATGAATACATACCTGTATCATCTATGGAAAGAGCTGTTGAAGTAATAGTGAAGATAAGTGAAAATATTGCCAAAAGATAG
- a CDS encoding TrkH family potassium uptake protein gives MKKISFRRILPSKILVMSFIVIILIGTFFLSLPIAVKEGQDISILTALFTATSAVSVTGLSLVDVSLVFSPFGKSVILILIQLGGLGIMTFSTLVFTLIGKQISYQERKILKEDLNTYTIGGVIKFLKRIVLIVIGIETIGAIFLTFGFARTMPLKKAMIYGVFHSVSAFCNAGFSLFSDSIVRYSSNGVVTLTIAILISLGGIGFAVINSTINYYKTGKKTYNLTSKLALLISFFLTVGGTIVFFIFERSNPGTIGNMGIIDALNNSFFQSVTTRTAGFNSIPMENLRPSTLFLFLILMFIGASPGSTGGGLKTTTFGIIMFYVMVILRNEKDLVISNRRVPWEVLHRAMAILIISLLYITVVVFLILMTNEMTSIKDLADAVLQGSVQGNAVVQTSNLTLDKVIFEVISAFATVGVSQGITADLNVFGRILLILTMLIGRVGPLTFMLAFSEKIKVRSYKYPQENVLIG, from the coding sequence ATGAAAAAAATATCTTTTAGAAGGATACTACCGTCTAAGATTTTAGTGATGTCATTTATAGTTATAATACTTATAGGTACATTTTTTCTGTCACTGCCAATCGCAGTAAAAGAAGGACAGGATATAAGTATTTTGACGGCATTATTTACAGCTACATCTGCAGTTTCAGTGACAGGCCTTTCATTGGTTGATGTAAGTCTGGTATTCAGCCCCTTTGGGAAATCAGTAATATTGATATTGATTCAATTGGGCGGACTTGGAATAATGACTTTTTCAACATTAGTTTTTACCCTGATAGGGAAACAAATAAGCTACCAGGAGAGAAAGATATTAAAGGAGGATCTCAATACCTATACCATTGGAGGAGTAATAAAGTTTTTAAAGCGGATTGTTTTGATAGTAATAGGAATAGAGACCATAGGAGCTATATTTTTAACCTTTGGATTTGCCAGAACCATGCCACTAAAAAAAGCCATGATATATGGAGTGTTTCATTCAGTATCTGCATTTTGTAATGCAGGATTCTCGCTTTTTTCAGACAGTATAGTCAGATATTCTAGTAATGGAGTAGTAACTTTAACCATTGCAATATTAATATCTCTAGGTGGAATTGGGTTTGCAGTTATTAATTCTACTATAAACTACTATAAGACGGGTAAAAAAACATATAATCTAACTTCTAAATTAGCACTTCTTATAAGTTTTTTCCTGACAGTCGGTGGAACTATAGTATTTTTTATATTTGAGAGAAGTAATCCGGGAACCATAGGTAATATGGGAATAATTGATGCATTGAACAATTCTTTTTTTCAAAGTGTAACTACCAGAACAGCTGGGTTTAATTCAATCCCAATGGAGAACTTAAGACCTTCGACACTATTTTTATTCTTAATTTTGATGTTTATAGGAGCTTCCCCTGGTTCTACAGGTGGAGGATTAAAAACTACAACTTTTGGAATAATAATGTTTTATGTGATGGTAATTTTAAGAAATGAAAAAGATCTTGTTATATCCAATAGACGTGTTCCGTGGGAGGTTTTACACAGGGCTATGGCTATTTTGATAATATCGTTATTATATATTACTGTGGTAGTATTTTTGATATTGATGACAAATGAGATGACCTCTATAAAGGATCTGGCAGATGCTGTTTTACAAGGATCTGTACAGGGCAATGCCGTGGTACAAACGAGCAACTTAACTTTGGATAAGGTTATCTTTGAAGTTATATCAGCTTTTGCAACGGTAGGAGTATCACAGGGAATAACAGCAGATCTGAATGTATTCGGAAGGATATTATTAATTTTGACTATGTTGATAGGAAGAGTTGGTCCCCTTACATTTATGCTGGCATTCAGTGAAAAAATTAAAGTTAGATCTTATAAATATCCACAGGAAAATGTATTGATAGGGTAA